In Candidatus Promineifilum breve, one genomic interval encodes:
- a CDS encoding SGNH/GDSL hydrolase family protein, with the protein MHQRLYIALVPLLLALTACGRVGSAAPAATASVATATAAPMTATATATASATATALPTATATNPPPTATYVPILTPSATPPPPTPIPTPDPAFFVNGVPVEHFIVFPPEVEANVRRIFAHGQELGRNPHAFSKIGDSISLTSHYLARFDQGDYQLGIYERLQPAIDHYAHSYERFGMAVRIGLHAWIAYRPGLADPEQCDSDEHMVACEIRLHNPSVFLIRLGTNDTAPGDAYERAIRHAIEYSIRNGIIPVLVTKSDRFEGDNRHNETMRRLATDYEVPLWDFDVIAGTLPDRGLGGDDVHLTMFGHNDYSDPATLSFGYPLSDLTGLMMLDAIRRTVTEGDAQ; encoded by the coding sequence ATGCATCAACGCCTTTACATCGCTCTCGTCCCCTTGCTGTTAGCCCTGACCGCCTGCGGCCGCGTCGGCTCAGCCGCGCCGGCCGCCACCGCGTCGGTGGCCACCGCGACGGCTGCGCCGATGACCGCCACCGCCACAGCGACCGCCTCTGCCACGGCCACGGCCCTACCAACCGCGACCGCGACCAACCCGCCGCCGACGGCAACCTACGTCCCGATCCTCACGCCGTCGGCAACGCCCCCACCACCTACGCCTATCCCCACGCCCGACCCGGCGTTTTTCGTCAACGGTGTGCCGGTCGAGCATTTCATCGTCTTCCCGCCCGAAGTCGAGGCCAATGTGCGGCGTATTTTCGCCCATGGGCAGGAATTGGGACGCAATCCCCATGCCTTCTCCAAAATCGGCGACAGCATCTCCCTGACCAGTCATTATCTGGCCCGCTTCGATCAGGGCGATTACCAGTTGGGCATCTATGAGCGCCTCCAACCGGCCATCGATCATTACGCCCACTCCTACGAACGGTTCGGCATGGCCGTGCGCATTGGGCTGCACGCCTGGATCGCCTACCGGCCGGGGCTGGCCGACCCGGAGCAATGCGACTCCGACGAGCACATGGTCGCCTGCGAGATTCGGCTGCACAACCCCAGCGTCTTCCTCATCCGTCTGGGCACCAACGACACCGCGCCGGGCGACGCCTACGAGCGCGCCATTCGCCACGCCATCGAATACAGCATCCGCAATGGTATCATCCCGGTTCTTGTCACCAAGTCCGACCGTTTCGAGGGCGACAACCGCCACAACGAGACGATGCGCCGGCTGGCGACCGACTATGAAGTGCCGTTGTGGGACTTCGACGTCATCGCCGGCACATTGCCCGATCGCGGGCTGGGCGGCGACGACGTGCACCTGACGATGTTCGGCCACAACGACTACAGTGATCCGGCCACGCTGTCATTCGGCTATCCGCTGAGCGATTTGACCGGCCTGATGATGCTCGACGCCATCCGCCGCACGGTCACGGAAGGCGACGCCCAGTGA
- a CDS encoding MBOAT family O-acyltransferase — protein sequence MTLNLWAILVIGLAAVVYAALVPGRWRGWAILLGSVVALFWLQAPLAPRYADFLLPCATIAIGVAGWWLSRPPRRAFMAPAPGQPIDRDDQTGGQEFTISRVYVRDDWLTLLIILTLILGLALFRYVGVDFRLTASRPPSPLFVAVTALEVGLVFAALALILRRLPHRAVLTGAIVAFVLLFVAAKYPPATAFIAGWWRGLTGQDVTLAAPSDLAWLGFSYVAFRIIHTLRDRQTGILPDLSLRAYLSYILFAPAIVAGPIDRAERFLLDYQNLPLLRAFDPARWGLGLWRIGQGLFKKFVIADTLAQGLSLTPTLAAQTEGAGALWLLLFGYGLRLYFDFGGYTDIAIGLGILCGIRLPENFDRPYTRSNITAFWQSWHITLGNWARFYIFTPLSRALLRRRKPGASPLLTPTTIVLTSHLATMIVIGLWHGISWNFLIWGLWHAAGLFIHKQWSDRTRKWYRGLQGRPWPRRIWAATGWALTILFVMLGWVWFLMPTVDGALAVFMKLVGVSG from the coding sequence GTGACGCTTAATCTGTGGGCGATTCTGGTTATTGGTCTGGCCGCGGTGGTCTATGCCGCCCTCGTGCCCGGCCGGTGGCGGGGGTGGGCCATCCTGCTGGGCAGCGTCGTCGCCCTGTTCTGGCTCCAGGCACCGCTCGCGCCGCGCTACGCCGACTTCCTGCTGCCTTGCGCCACCATTGCGATTGGCGTGGCCGGGTGGTGGCTATCCCGACCGCCGCGCCGCGCGTTCATGGCCCCGGCGCCGGGGCAGCCGATAGATCGGGATGATCAGACCGGCGGCCAGGAATTCACCATCTCCCGCGTCTACGTCCGGGATGATTGGCTGACCCTGCTGATCATCCTGACGCTCATCCTGGGGCTGGCTCTCTTTCGCTACGTTGGGGTCGATTTTCGTCTGACGGCTTCGCGGCCGCCGTCGCCGCTCTTCGTGGCCGTCACGGCGCTGGAGGTGGGGCTGGTCTTCGCCGCCCTGGCCCTCATCCTGCGCCGCCTGCCGCACCGCGCCGTGCTGACCGGGGCCATCGTGGCCTTCGTCCTGCTCTTCGTCGCCGCCAAATACCCGCCGGCGACCGCGTTCATCGCCGGTTGGTGGCGCGGCCTCACCGGGCAAGACGTGACCCTGGCCGCGCCGTCGGACCTGGCCTGGCTGGGCTTCTCCTACGTCGCCTTCCGCATCATCCACACCCTGCGCGACCGGCAGACCGGCATACTGCCCGACCTGTCCCTGCGCGCCTATCTCAGCTACATCCTCTTCGCTCCGGCCATCGTGGCCGGGCCAATCGACCGGGCCGAGCGTTTCCTGCTCGATTATCAGAATCTACCCCTTCTGCGCGCCTTCGATCCGGCGCGTTGGGGGCTGGGCCTGTGGCGCATCGGCCAAGGGCTGTTCAAGAAGTTCGTCATCGCCGATACGCTGGCCCAGGGGCTATCACTGACGCCCACACTGGCCGCCCAGACGGAGGGGGCCGGGGCCTTATGGCTGCTGCTCTTCGGCTATGGGCTGCGGCTCTACTTCGACTTCGGCGGCTACACCGACATCGCCATCGGCCTGGGCATCCTCTGCGGCATCCGCCTGCCGGAGAACTTCGATCGGCCCTATACGCGCAGCAACATCACCGCCTTCTGGCAAAGCTGGCACATCACCCTCGGTAATTGGGCGCGGTTCTACATCTTCACACCCCTCTCGCGGGCGCTGCTGCGGCGGCGCAAACCGGGCGCGTCGCCCCTCTTGACGCCCACGACCATCGTCCTGACCTCCCATCTGGCGACGATGATCGTCATCGGCCTGTGGCACGGCATCAGTTGGAATTTTCTCATCTGGGGCCTGTGGCACGCCGCCGGTCTTTTCATTCACAAGCAATGGAGCGACCGGACGCGCAAGTGGTATCGCGGCCTGCAAGGGCGGCCATGGCCCAGACGCATCTGGGCGGCCACCGGCTGGGCGTTGACGATTCTTTTCGTCATGCTCGGCTGGGTCTGGTTCCTGATGCCTACGGTGGATGGGGCGTTGGCGGTGTTTATGAAGCTTGTCGGCGTAAGCGGCTGA
- a CDS encoding class I SAM-dependent methyltransferase encodes MDENNLQQQFDQWAATYDADVGHGTGFPFDGYDRVLARVIELAAIEPGMDVLELGPGTGNLTARLVATGAEVWALDFSAEMLARARAKVPAAHLAQAGLLDDYPPDFRRPFARVVSTYTFHELPLADKLALLRRLAGDTLQPGGRIVIGDIGFPDAAARDAIHNEAAETWDDEYYWIMDEAGPALRKAGFSLEYEQQSTCGMTLVIARPS; translated from the coding sequence ATGGACGAAAACAACCTGCAACAACAATTCGACCAGTGGGCCGCTACCTATGACGCCGACGTAGGCCACGGCACAGGCTTCCCCTTCGACGGCTACGACCGCGTATTGGCGCGCGTCATCGAATTGGCGGCCATCGAACCGGGCATGGACGTACTGGAACTGGGACCGGGCACGGGCAATCTGACCGCGCGGCTGGTCGCCACCGGGGCGGAGGTATGGGCGCTGGACTTCTCGGCCGAGATGCTGGCCCGCGCCCGCGCCAAAGTCCCGGCGGCCCATTTGGCCCAAGCCGGCCTGCTCGATGACTACCCGCCCGACTTCCGCCGGCCGTTCGCCCGCGTCGTGTCCACCTACACCTTCCATGAGCTACCCCTGGCCGACAAGCTGGCCCTCTTGCGCCGGTTGGCCGGCGACACCCTGCAACCCGGCGGCCGCATCGTTATCGGCGACATCGGCTTCCCCGACGCGGCCGCGCGCGACGCTATCCACAATGAGGCCGCCGAAACCTGGGATGATGAATATTATTGGATCATGGATGAGGCTGGGCCGGCGCTGCGCAAAGCAGGCTTTAGCCTAGAATACGAACAGCAATCAACGTGCGGCATGACCTTGGTCATAGCGCGCCCTTCGTAG
- a CDS encoding transposase: MTSPTLEYKIFYRQHLPHIQPPGATFFLTFRLAGSIPATKLAELHEEAQATERRLAQIKVDADRLREALLANKRQFARWDALLDSAAYGPMWLSEVPIASLVSGALHFQHDRRVDLDSFTIMSNHVHIVLTPMEKADGTYYSLSRILHSVKSYTANKGNELLGREGEFWQHESYDHFVRDPDELIRIRRYVLNNPVKAGLVDSPEKWPWSYCKFGFS; the protein is encoded by the coding sequence ATGACATCCCCGACCCTAGAATACAAGATTTTCTATCGCCAGCATCTACCCCATATTCAACCACCCGGGGCTACATTCTTTTTGACCTTCCGTCTGGCTGGTTCAATCCCTGCCACGAAATTAGCTGAACTCCATGAGGAAGCTCAGGCAACTGAACGACGACTTGCCCAAATCAAGGTTGATGCTGATCGTTTGCGGGAAGCGCTGCTGGCGAATAAGCGTCAATTTGCCCGTTGGGATGCGCTATTAGATTCGGCAGCTTATGGGCCTATGTGGCTGAGTGAAGTACCGATCGCCAGCTTGGTATCTGGTGCGCTCCACTTTCAACACGATCGAAGAGTTGACCTGGATAGTTTTACTATTATGAGCAACCACGTCCATATCGTGTTGACACCTATGGAGAAAGCTGACGGAACCTATTACTCACTCTCTAGAATTCTTCACTCTGTGAAGAGTTACACAGCCAATAAAGGCAATGAGCTATTAGGACGTGAAGGTGAGTTTTGGCAGCATGAGAGCTATGACCACTTCGTGCGTGACCCGGATGAGCTAATCCGTATCCGTCGCTACGTGCTCAATAATCCCGTCAAGGCTGGGCTAGTCGATTCACCTGAGAAGTGGCCATGGTCCTATTGTAAATTCGGCTTTTCGTAG
- a CDS encoding SPFH domain-containing protein, with amino-acid sequence MFTIIVLTLIFLIAIAALAFSVRVIKQYEKGLVIRLGRYDHTVDAGLVFLIPFIDNLIRVDMREQLINVLPQSVITADNVVVTVDAVIYYKVVDPVKAEFEISNFNFAATTLAQTNLRNLIGDKQLDETLTARDIINMSLREVLDEATNPWGVKVTKVELQKIDPPQDITNAMSKQMKAEREKRAVILEAQGVREAAILRAEGEAQARLLRAEAEAKSIEVVALAAEKNFTDRAKDLRRFEVIEKIMVGSGTKYVIPSNAEVINVLGLDGNHAPQILPMKSRPAAEPRE; translated from the coding sequence ATGTTTACCATCATCGTTTTAACCCTAATCTTTCTGATTGCCATCGCCGCGCTGGCCTTCAGCGTGCGGGTCATCAAACAGTATGAGAAGGGGTTGGTCATCCGTCTGGGCCGCTACGACCACACGGTCGATGCCGGTCTGGTCTTCCTCATCCCGTTCATCGACAACCTTATACGCGTGGACATGCGCGAGCAACTCATCAACGTCTTGCCGCAGAGCGTCATCACCGCCGACAACGTCGTCGTGACGGTCGATGCGGTCATCTATTACAAGGTCGTCGACCCGGTGAAGGCCGAGTTTGAGATCTCCAACTTTAACTTCGCGGCCACGACGCTGGCCCAGACCAACCTGCGTAATCTCATCGGCGACAAGCAGCTGGACGAGACGCTGACGGCGCGCGACATCATCAATATGTCGCTGCGCGAGGTGCTGGACGAGGCCACCAACCCCTGGGGTGTCAAGGTGACCAAGGTCGAATTGCAGAAGATCGACCCGCCGCAGGACATCACCAACGCCATGAGCAAGCAGATGAAGGCCGAGCGCGAGAAGCGCGCCGTCATCCTGGAGGCGCAGGGCGTGCGCGAGGCGGCCATCCTGCGCGCGGAAGGCGAGGCCCAGGCCCGCCTGTTGCGAGCCGAGGCGGAGGCCAAGTCGATTGAAGTGGTGGCCCTGGCCGCCGAGAAAAACTTCACCGACCGCGCCAAAGACCTGCGGCGTTTCGAGGTGATCGAAAAGATTATGGTGGGCAGCGGCACCAAGTACGTGATTCCCTCCAATGCCGAGGTCATCAACGTCCTGGGGCTGGATGGCAATCACGCGCCGCAGATATTGCCGATGAAATCGCGACCGGCGGCCGAGCCGAGAGAGTAA
- a CDS encoding NfeD family protein — protein MDSLTAILPQLFVVFGLLMVLAELLLGIQTGFDLLLIGSIMVLAGFVGLFTGSELLMLLVATSLSVLYIAVGRKRIRQKITVVTKKTNIDKVIGATGTVERGINPDTAGIVRIDDEKWRASAEEVLYEGDAVTIEAIDGVTVIVRKLSK, from the coding sequence ATGGACTCTCTCACGGCTATCCTTCCGCAGTTGTTTGTCGTCTTTGGTCTGCTCATGGTGCTGGCCGAGTTGTTGCTCGGTATCCAGACCGGCTTCGACCTGTTGCTGATCGGCTCGATCATGGTTCTCGCCGGTTTCGTCGGTCTATTTACCGGCAGCGAATTGCTGATGCTGTTGGTAGCGACGAGCCTGAGCGTTCTCTACATCGCCGTCGGCCGCAAGCGCATCCGCCAGAAGATCACCGTCGTCACCAAGAAGACGAATATCGACAAGGTGATCGGCGCGACCGGCACTGTCGAGCGGGGTATCAACCCGGACACGGCCGGCATTGTGCGCATCGACGATGAAAAATGGCGCGCCTCGGCCGAAGAAGTGCTGTATGAAGGCGATGCGGTCACCATTGAGGCCATTGATGGTGTCACCGTCATCGTCCGCAAGTTGAGCAAATAA
- a CDS encoding clostripain-related cysteine peptidase, with the protein METPSSGNPPDVPFIHFASDDNPPPKRTIRGQRRRPGSDRPSSGRAEAPTRDDRPSGSSGGGLPPVSGGGSGYYPPASSGGGGMSGIPGGMRGAAGGGGVLLALCAIIAYMLFGGGEGGQDPFGTGSDVVGPSQSQEEFDLNDLDNTSQQDSSGLPQLGSTATSSASFQGSGSGLSGTTGAAASSLPAASGSSVTDGQTWTIMLYQDADDKVLEQDIFIDFNEAERVGSSDRVNIVAQLDRYVGGFRGDGDWTDTRRFLVQQDDSLDAIRSPFESIGEVDMSNPQVLVDFVTWAIKSYPADKYVLIMSDHGMGWPGGWTDPEPSGGPRVNVPLARAIGDAMYLHEIDAALQAVRDQTGLDAFELVGMDACLMGHMEVYAALTPHARFAATSQEVEPAVGWAYTSFLNDLVNNPDVTGRELGQWIVDSYIVEDQRVVDPAARQAFVGRGGISAGQLAAQLEQTVTLAAVDLSQMPAAMEGLNRFSLYLQNMDQRVVAKARNYAQPFTSIFGQNVPASYIDLAHFAALLVKETGDANLRAVVEEMFGTFQNVVVAEKSGSKKPGATGVSIYFPNSQLYGSAAAGPASYVPVSERFAGVSLWDDFLNFHYTGRGFQDTAGTLTIPDRGVAVEAPGAGTVSLSPLTVDTTTVSPGEAILLSADVDGENLGYIYLFAGFYDRAANSINVIDMDYIDSGDTREVNGIFYPEWGEGAFTLEFEWEPIVFAITDGTNQALALLEPQVYGATPEQAVYAVDGIYTFADGEQRRARALFSNESLLMIVGFQESGEAMDVANAEVMPSPREIIPTAGDGFTVLERWYDLDSNGRLVNQGFEEGGTLTFGDTLWTYEVLDGPPGEYAIGFIVEDLDGNRVETYTDVTVE; encoded by the coding sequence TTGGAAACCCCGAGTTCCGGCAACCCACCCGATGTGCCCTTCATTCATTTCGCGTCCGACGATAACCCGCCGCCCAAACGCACCATCCGCGGCCAACGCCGCCGGCCGGGCAGCGACCGGCCCAGCAGTGGCCGCGCCGAAGCCCCCACCCGTGACGACCGGCCGTCCGGGTCATCGGGCGGCGGCCTGCCACCGGTGAGTGGCGGCGGTAGTGGCTATTATCCGCCGGCCAGCAGTGGTGGCGGCGGCATGAGCGGTATCCCCGGCGGGATGCGCGGCGCGGCCGGCGGCGGCGGCGTCCTGCTCGCCCTGTGCGCCATCATCGCCTACATGCTCTTTGGCGGCGGCGAGGGCGGCCAGGACCCCTTCGGCACTGGCAGCGACGTTGTTGGCCCGTCGCAAAGTCAGGAAGAGTTCGACCTCAACGACCTGGATAACACATCGCAGCAGGATTCGTCCGGCTTGCCGCAGTTGGGCAGCACGGCCACCAGCAGCGCCAGCTTCCAGGGCAGCGGCTCCGGCCTGAGCGGAACCACCGGCGCGGCGGCCAGTTCGCTGCCCGCCGCCTCCGGCAGCAGCGTCACCGATGGTCAGACCTGGACGATCATGCTCTACCAGGACGCCGACGATAAGGTGCTGGAGCAGGACATCTTCATCGACTTCAACGAGGCCGAGCGCGTCGGGTCTTCGGACAGGGTCAATATCGTCGCCCAACTGGATCGCTACGTCGGTGGCTTCCGTGGCGACGGCGACTGGACCGACACGCGGCGCTTCTTGGTCCAACAGGATGACAGTCTCGACGCCATCCGATCACCCTTTGAATCCATTGGCGAGGTCGATATGTCCAATCCCCAGGTGTTGGTCGATTTCGTCACCTGGGCCATCAAGAGCTATCCGGCCGACAAGTACGTGCTGATCATGTCCGACCACGGCATGGGTTGGCCGGGCGGTTGGACCGACCCGGAGCCGTCGGGCGGCCCGCGCGTCAACGTCCCCCTGGCGCGGGCCATCGGCGACGCCATGTATCTGCACGAGATCGACGCCGCGCTGCAAGCCGTGCGCGATCAGACCGGGCTGGACGCCTTCGAGTTGGTGGGCATGGACGCCTGCCTGATGGGCCACATGGAAGTCTATGCCGCCCTGACGCCCCACGCCCGCTTTGCCGCCACCTCGCAGGAAGTGGAACCGGCCGTGGGCTGGGCCTATACCTCGTTCCTGAATGATCTGGTGAACAACCCCGACGTCACCGGCCGCGAACTGGGACAGTGGATTGTCGATAGCTACATCGTCGAGGATCAGCGCGTGGTCGACCCGGCCGCCCGCCAGGCGTTCGTCGGCCGCGGTGGTATCTCCGCTGGGCAACTGGCGGCGCAGCTGGAACAAACCGTCACGCTGGCCGCCGTCGACCTATCGCAGATGCCGGCGGCGATGGAAGGACTGAACCGCTTCTCGCTCTATTTGCAGAATATGGATCAGCGGGTGGTGGCCAAGGCGCGCAACTACGCCCAGCCCTTCACCAGCATCTTCGGCCAGAACGTGCCCGCCTCCTACATCGACCTGGCCCACTTCGCGGCGCTGCTGGTGAAAGAGACCGGCGACGCCAATCTGCGGGCGGTCGTCGAGGAGATGTTCGGCACCTTCCAGAACGTCGTCGTGGCCGAGAAGAGCGGCTCCAAGAAGCCCGGCGCCACCGGCGTGTCGATCTACTTCCCCAACTCCCAACTGTACGGTTCGGCCGCTGCCGGCCCCGCTTCCTACGTGCCCGTATCGGAGCGCTTCGCCGGGGTTTCGCTGTGGGATGACTTCCTCAACTTCCATTACACCGGGCGCGGCTTCCAGGACACGGCCGGGACGCTGACCATCCCCGATCGCGGCGTGGCCGTCGAGGCTCCCGGCGCGGGCACGGTTTCCCTCTCGCCGCTGACGGTCGATACGACCACAGTATCGCCGGGCGAGGCCATCCTATTGAGCGCCGACGTCGACGGCGAGAACCTGGGCTACATCTACCTCTTCGCCGGGTTCTACGACCGCGCCGCCAACTCGATCAACGTCATCGACATGGACTACATCGACAGCGGCGACACGCGTGAGGTCAACGGCATCTTCTACCCCGAGTGGGGCGAGGGCGCGTTCACGCTGGAGTTCGAATGGGAGCCGATCGTCTTCGCCATCACCGACGGGACGAATCAGGCGCTGGCGCTGCTGGAGCCGCAGGTCTACGGGGCGACGCCGGAGCAGGCGGTCTACGCCGTGGACGGCATCTACACCTTTGCCGACGGCGAACAGCGCCGGGCGCGCGCCCTGTTCAGCAATGAAAGCTTGCTGATGATCGTCGGCTTCCAGGAAAGTGGTGAGGCGATGGACGTAGCCAACGCCGAAGTCATGCCCTCGCCGCGCGAGATCATCCCGACGGCCGGCGACGGGTTCACCGTCTTGGAGCGCTGGTACGATCTGGACAGCAACGGCCGCCTGGTCAATCAGGGCTTCGAGGAAGGCGGCACGCTGACCTTCGGCGACACCCTCTGGACGTATGAAGTCCTCGACGGCCCGCCCGGCGAATACGCCATCGGCTTCATCGTCGAAGACCTGGACGGCAACCGGGTGGAAACCTACACCGATGTGACCGTCGAATAA
- a CDS encoding DUF2277 domain-containing protein, with protein sequence MCRNIKKLRDPERAPTDDEIALAALQFVRKVSGYQKPSRANQAAFDAAVVEISTATRRLFDQLPLPPANPPDSQPA encoded by the coding sequence ATGTGCCGCAATATCAAGAAGCTTCGTGATCCCGAGCGCGCGCCGACCGATGACGAAATCGCTCTGGCCGCGCTCCAGTTTGTCCGCAAGGTCAGCGGCTACCAGAAGCCCTCGCGCGCCAATCAGGCCGCCTTCGATGCCGCCGTGGTCGAAATTTCCACTGCCACACGCCGCCTGTTCGATCAATTGCCCCTGCCGCCCGCCAATCCGCCCGACAGCCAGCCCGCGTGA
- a CDS encoding acyl carrier protein, whose protein sequence is MNESTVRQTLRDYIITDLIRDRSYPLTDDEGIITGGMMDSFALAELGVFVENTFGVYIPDPDLTVPKMNTLDQIVARVLKG, encoded by the coding sequence ATGAACGAATCGACCGTGCGCCAGACCTTGCGCGACTACATCATTACCGACCTCATCCGCGACCGCTCCTATCCCCTGACCGACGACGAGGGCATCATCACCGGCGGGATGATGGACTCCTTCGCCCTGGCCGAGCTGGGCGTGTTTGTGGAAAACACCTTTGGCGTCTACATTCCCGATCCCGATCTGACCGTGCCGAAGATGAACACGCTTGATCAAATCGTTGCTCGCGTCCTCAAAGGTTAA
- a CDS encoding AMP-binding protein, giving the protein MLTLFSRDHFTTLLDALTLTAADERPAIIFVATDREPEVISRGCFLRRISDRADALRGLGLRPRDLVVIAHDHSLESIYSFWAALLVGAIPSMFPTLTEKLDAAVYMSSVAELVRLSGVAAVLTSDDFAPALRGRVPCPVYGAAMLSSVPDEQPSSWAIASPPVPEEIAFLQHSSGTTGLQKGVALSHTAVLNQLAAYSDAIALREDDVVVSWLPLYHDMGLIAGFLLPLVQGIPLVLMSPFDWVSHPALLLRAIHDHGGTLCWLPNFAYNHCARRIRRRDSDGLSAATMRLFINCSEPVSDDSHHLFLERFAANGVRPEMLGVSYAMAENTFAVTQTTPGRPAPTDIIDGRRLQDAHYAQPVADTHADAQIRVSCGRSIAGTEVRLIGEGGHSIPDRQVGEIAIRSDCLLTGYYHRPDLQPFDGEGWYLTGDMGYQAEGELFIVGRRKDLIINAGKNVYPADIEAILNEIPGVHPGRAVAFGVFDAREGTELIAVVAEVAPADEAERHAIGRAIRQEVARQMMVTVSYVHLVGPKWLLKTSSGKIARDANRAKWLKEVAP; this is encoded by the coding sequence ATGTTAACCTTGTTCTCTCGCGACCACTTTACGACGCTGCTCGATGCCCTGACGCTGACCGCGGCCGACGAGCGCCCGGCGATCATCTTCGTGGCCACCGACCGCGAGCCGGAAGTCATCAGCCGCGGCTGCTTTCTGCGCCGCATCAGCGACCGGGCCGATGCTTTGCGTGGGCTGGGCCTTCGGCCGCGCGATCTCGTCGTCATCGCCCACGACCACAGCCTGGAAAGCATCTACTCCTTCTGGGCCGCCCTGCTGGTGGGGGCCATCCCCTCCATGTTCCCCACGTTGACCGAAAAGCTGGACGCGGCGGTCTACATGAGCAGCGTGGCCGAACTGGTGCGGCTGTCGGGCGTGGCCGCGGTGCTGACCAGCGATGACTTCGCCCCGGCCTTGCGCGGGCGCGTCCCGTGCCCGGTCTACGGCGCGGCGATGCTGTCGTCCGTTCCCGACGAACAGCCGTCGTCCTGGGCAATAGCCAGTCCCCCCGTGCCGGAAGAAATCGCTTTCCTGCAACACAGCAGCGGCACCACCGGCTTGCAGAAAGGCGTCGCCCTATCGCACACCGCCGTGCTCAACCAGTTGGCCGCCTACAGCGACGCCATCGCCCTGCGCGAAGACGACGTGGTGGTCAGTTGGCTGCCCCTCTACCACGATATGGGCCTCATCGCCGGTTTCTTGCTGCCGCTGGTGCAGGGCATCCCCCTGGTGCTCATGTCGCCCTTCGATTGGGTCAGCCACCCGGCCCTGCTGCTGCGGGCCATCCATGACCACGGCGGCACGCTTTGCTGGCTGCCCAACTTCGCCTACAACCATTGCGCCCGCCGCATTCGCCGCCGCGACAGCGACGGCCTGTCGGCGGCCACGATGCGCCTCTTCATCAATTGCTCCGAGCCGGTGAGCGACGACAGCCACCACTTATTTCTGGAGCGCTTTGCCGCCAACGGCGTGCGCCCGGAGATGCTGGGCGTCAGCTACGCCATGGCCGAGAATACCTTTGCCGTGACCCAGACGACGCCCGGCCGCCCGGCCCCCACCGACATCATCGACGGCCGCCGCCTGCAAGACGCGCACTACGCCCAGCCGGTGGCCGATACCCACGCCGACGCTCAGATTCGCGTCTCGTGCGGCCGCTCCATTGCCGGGACAGAGGTGCGGCTAATCGGTGAAGGCGGCCACTCAATACCCGACCGACAGGTGGGCGAGATCGCCATTCGCTCCGACTGCCTGCTGACCGGCTACTACCATCGGCCCGACCTCCAGCCCTTCGACGGCGAGGGCTGGTATCTGACGGGCGATATGGGCTATCAGGCCGAGGGGGAGTTGTTCATCGTCGGCCGGCGCAAGGACTTGATCATCAACGCCGGCAAAAACGTCTATCCGGCCGACATCGAGGCCATTCTCAACGAGATTCCGGGGGTGCATCCGGGCCGCGCCGTGGCCTTTGGCGTGTTCGACGCGCGCGAGGGCACGGAGCTAATCGCGGTGGTGGCCGAGGTCGCACCCGCCGATGAAGCGGAGCGCCACGCCATCGGCCGCGCCATTCGCCAGGAGGTGGCGCGGCAAATGATGGTCACCGTCAGTTACGTCCATCTCGTCGGTCCCAAATGGCTATTGAAAACGTCCAGCGGTAAAATCGCGCGCGACGCCAATCGGGCTAAATGGCTGAAGGAGGTTGCCCCATGA
- a CDS encoding DNA-3-methyladenine glycosylase I, giving the protein MTERLRCPWAGTDPDYVAYHDEEWGVPVHDDRTHFEFLILEGAQAGLSWSTILKKRANYRRAFDHFDPATVAAYDEAKIEQLLADAGIIRNRLKVTAAVRNAREFLKVQAEFGSFDAYIWSFVGGRPIVNAWESLRQLPAETAESRTLSKDLKGRGFSFVGPTIMYAHMQAIGLVNDHLVSCFRYHELRADQTTGDI; this is encoded by the coding sequence ATGACCGAGCGATTGCGTTGCCCCTGGGCCGGCACAGACCCGGACTACGTCGCCTACCATGATGAGGAGTGGGGCGTGCCGGTGCACGATGACCGCACGCATTTTGAATTTCTGATCCTGGAAGGGGCGCAAGCCGGACTGAGTTGGTCGACCATTCTGAAAAAGCGGGCCAATTACCGGCGCGCCTTCGATCACTTTGACCCGGCGACGGTGGCCGCTTACGATGAGGCCAAGATCGAGCAATTACTGGCCGATGCGGGCATCATCCGCAACCGGCTCAAGGTGACGGCCGCCGTGCGCAATGCGCGCGAGTTCCTGAAGGTGCAGGCCGAGTTCGGCAGCTTCGATGCCTACATCTGGTCGTTCGTCGGCGGGCGGCCCATCGTCAATGCCTGGGAAAGTTTGCGCCAACTGCCGGCCGAGACGGCCGAGTCACGCACATTGAGCAAAGACCTGAAGGGCCGCGGCTTTTCCTTCGTCGGCCCCACGATCATGTATGCCCACATGCAGGCCATCGGCCTGGTGAATGACCATTTGGTTTCCTGTTTCCGTTACCACGAGCTTCGCGCGGACCAGACGACGGGGGACATATGA